In Epinephelus lanceolatus isolate andai-2023 chromosome 7, ASM4190304v1, whole genome shotgun sequence, the genomic stretch gccatcttgtgccgccatgtatgtacggcagaccgagcggacaatccagccagccagagaacgcgtttcgcgtgtataaatgaaccaacgaagacagcggaaggaaggaagaaggaggaagaaacagcagagtgttagtagttcgttgatagagagtagtgaaaagtttttttagttataaagtttgcgaatggaccacacttaccacgcaacaggagagaatgaacccgaaccgtcatctgcgaggaaaagaagatgcaacttcactccttgtgatgcactctctgcggcgcttttcctcatgatgatatatctccccaacgatggtagcagtagcaccgaatcccattctgtgcattcagcctctcttctcacccgctcagcatcaaacacatggagttcctcatctgtatgctccggctcaaacaggtatggctctgggtctgtgtccgctacaagaaactcttcaaaatcgcgttcaaagtcgtccattgcagctactatagtccggagatattgctaggctaaataaacagctgagctctgtttaccggctacgctgtcagtcagtgtgttggctggagattggcggagcagagaggggaggggggtctgtccccacttagtatggtaaacaagtatgtgtgtaaagttatgaagtgtgtctgttacgccagaagagtcagagtttgggatggagtggagtgttaccagagtttctggagtgctcaaataaactggcctttttcccgaacgctcctctggtctcctgctcgtgagggattcattacaatatcgtaacatggtttagatttctaaataaacattcacctcgtcgctagatagacctactcctgaaaaacttgtgcgcaaggctttttgtccctacgaggccaccgtcatttacccgacgggaggggtgagcgagtgagtcctgcaatctagaatttgaccactgatgtcactgtttccaacggttttcaacccattttacatactggccctttaatgtcaTTGTATTTTTCACCTTTTATTGCTATTGTATCTCTGTTTTATTGAGTGTACATGAACATCAACCTGCCCAGGGACAAAGGATGGAAATTAGCCAATGGCTACAATCCCTACATATTTACATGCAAGTGTCTATTAATATGTACTGTccctgttatttaaaaaaaataaataaattaaattaaaaaaaatatgctgcTGAAGCAACAACATACACTTTAATGTATTTCCCCAAGAAAAAAATAGAGGAACGGGGGAGACAGCAAATTGACTttgtaaaaaaatcaaaattcaaAAGGTGCGTGAGAGAGAcgtggatcaagagaggaagggcGAGGGGCCCACAGACGCTGCTTTTGCATTGGGCATGGAACTTGCTGTTATGCTTCTGAGTATATTCCTACATGATATCATAGaaaatcttatttatttacaagAACTCTTTTTAGCGTGTCGATCTCTTACCTGTAATATTCCTCCTATGGGAACGTATGCATCAAGTCAAAAACACTAAATATGGCAGCGTTCTACCTCTGTGACACCAAAGTGGAGCCAAAAATATGCCCTTATCATGGAGTCCAAGGCTATAGggaacattttttaaagggAAACAGAATTTGACACTATAGCCCGACTGATACTGGATTTTAGAGGCCATTACCGATATCAGTGAGTTTAAAAAGTTTTCATCACTTGATCTGATATGACAGGCAGAATGGCGACCAGGCATAAGAGTCATGTTTGAAAGTATTTtgacaaagtaaataaaataaaagtgctaTGCAAGCTATGTTAGGTTAAACTTGCGTATCATAGCTAATATTTAATTTTGCTTTGGTGTTCATTTTAGACCTTATTATCAtgttagatttatttatttatttattttgcgaGTACTTTATACTGATAATTTAATATTTGCTTTAAAGGCCCATCCTTAGAGATTACTCCTCTTGGCCCCTATCCCCCTTTTGAGGTTACAACCCAAACTCCCAAGTGTCCCTAAATAAACCCAATGTTCTGGGACAAATTAAATCAGAACAGTGACTCACAAGATATTATTTAGTCAGTATTATAAATAGTTAGATGGAGGCTAAACCACAGATTGAACCTTTGCCCTTTTTATATTTGACGTTTTTTTATATGCCAGTCAGACAAATAGggttctctgtctccctctctgtctcttactTACACATACAGAGTGTCATTTTCTTGTCTTGAGCTTGTCGTCCTGTCCCTGCAGGTGAGTGTGATGGTGGTAGCAGCAGGACTCTCCTGCGTGGCGGCAGTGTTTATATCAGGTTACTCCTGTCTGACACTTACCTACGGTGAAGAGGATGAAGATGTCTTCCACCACCACGACAGTCCTCAAGTGGTAACcaccacacacatgcaaacacatacacacacacacacacgaatacACACGCATGTGTTGATGCACTACCACAAAAGATTTCCTTTAAGTGATACCCACTGTTTATTTGGTGAATGATGATTACCTTCCTCACAGCAGACCTGGTTAACACGTGTGTAATAAGTGAAATTAATAGTGTTCAGGCACTGGTATTGAATGGAGCCTGTGTTAATGTTATTAGATTTTCTtgctgtgacaagtcaaaatgctctaagaaagtttttttttcttttattgtcaaAGGTAGTGATTCAGCTTGATAGTCACTGTGAAGACCACAGTTCAGTTAATTGTTGAGGTGTAAGGAGTCCACAGCAGAACGACATTGCATTACCCATGTGTCTTTAATGAGGGAGTTTAAATGGAGTTGAGTTTAAATcaggaaataaattaaataactatattttttctatttttgacATAGGTGCTTCTAATTTCTCATCAGTGTTATTACATTGTTAACGTGGCAAACAAATTTAATACACATAATGTCTTCATCGACTCTGGAGGAGCTTTGTCgagtctgagaaaataaccctgatgatgtcatcagggttatctcAGTATAGATTAACTACAGAAAGCCTGCGCTACAAACTGGGGGTATGGAGGTTTAAATACAGGTGTTTCTCAGGATCAGAGATTCTGATGAAAGACACTTTCAAATTGCATTATGGGAAGGGATCTAGCATTAGTGGAACTCAACCCACATTAGAGATAAAGATATCAGTCTGTGCTCTTTCCATTTAAgccattatttttaaaaatcagtctCTTGCAAGTCCTTAAGCTTTATGAAAGAGCAATGCTAAAAtgcttaaaggaaatggccactttagaatgaaaatacagacagtacttactgaccctcatgccgacaagaagtccactgtagttttttaatccacaaaacttgttCGGGGTattggaggataacagctacacttgaagtgcatggaacccacgtccaaaatcattttgaaatgacaggcgtgctgtgtttacatggcaacttgtGTGAGACTCGAGAATGTTCAGAGACATTTTGTTCTCGAGTCTCGCGAgttgcaggctaactgaccacagtgagaaattatgctctaaaagtggagtaaattatgtctttccaagtcaattttgcatgctgccgcttcagggcacttggattatgacggacgagccgttctgacgttgttgaaatgcattagcagagttttattacattttcaaaatgattttggacgtgggttccatgcacttcaagtgtatggaaTAATCCAGCTACCTGTTATCCTCCAATACTCCGaacaagttttgtggattaaaaaactacactggacttcttgtcggcatgagggtcaataagtactgtctgtattttcattctaaagtggccaagACTGAAATCTGTGTGCGACAACATCACTGCTATGCCTACGTAATACAGGATCCATCcattctttgtctctctgctcAGACGTTTGTGCTTCATCGGATGGTGAAAGGGGCCAACGCCACCATACTGCTGACCTGCACCATCGGCCTGGTTCTCTCTTCTCTCATCGCCTATGTGGGCTGCCGTAGTCTTCCCAGCTGTGGCTGCTACGATGCCAGAACGGGATTGGTAAGGAAGAAGACAGTCACCACAAATagctttaaaatgacaaaaaaaaaaatcaaatttttcacttttgatGTACTGTATCAACCCTTTGCTAAAGCCTGCTTCTCCCAGTTACTGTTGCTGCCCATCAAACTTTCTGCTCTCCGAGGCACACATGTCATTTCCACTGATAATGGTGGCAGATATACTGCAAAAAAATCTTAGTAATTTTGAAACAATGGAGTCttgatttcagacagaggtAGAAAAAGCAGCTTTTCATTTCTAGCCAGCGACTGTTGGTTTTATCTGCTGAAATTTAAATTGTCACTGGCGGCTTGCATCAGCTGTAGCTAGCTGACTAATTAAGCTAATATTAGCTCTATGAGTTAGTTGTACACTGTTGCCAGCTTCGTCATGTTAAAACTACAatcctcaacatacacacacgATGGCTACATATATGTTATTGTGGTAAAGCTGCATGACTCAAAAACAGAGTAgcaatcagaatcagaaaaagATTTAATACTATGTAGGTTTTTCCCTTACAAGGAATTTGCATTGGCGTTTGGTGCATACAGTAAATGTAATAAGGGGAAATAAAACAcgataaaaaacaataacatttttGTACTTGCAGTACAGAGCTAGTTAGCCAACCATCCTCTCTTGGATGAGGTTTCTTCTAACGCGATCTGTAACCCCACAAAATAATTTAGTTTGCTGATGATGTGCTGCTTGGCCTTTGAAGTAACACTACATTAGCATTAGGCCAGCCGTGCCTACTAATGTTAAGCTAGGATAGGACAGTTGCTGTTTAGAGAAAGGGTTTAGCAGAGAGTCAAAAGAGTGCTTCAGGTATGAGTCcgaaaacctggaaatgagttttAGCAGTTCCGGTTCCTTTGTCTTGAGGTCTTTagatttttggttagatgcctaaaataaggtctgtggttaacacaagctcaaGAGACTTGCGcgttttttcctaaacataaactacgtcagtaaatacctgacttgtgaattttgaagatGTTAGGTCTTAAAGAAGGCGGTTGCTagcaagtggctaaatgagactacagaacgccATCATGCTGAACATAGCTTTCCAGTCTTGTTTTGGTGGTGATGTTAGGTCATGTGAccatagtgtagtttgtttaaagcctaatgttagctttttattttcagcagttTCATTTAGGCTTCAggaatcataaaagtggtgtcaatttgtaaagattatcttgctgaacaaatcataataagtatcataaacatttgtttaccacagagcttattttctgcaataatccaaaatggAAAAATCCTTAAGGCTTTCTGAAGAGAGACCAGGGGGGCGCTAACTTCTGCGTTTGCCTAAAGAAAAACATCCTCCCTTGAGCCCTCTATAGTAATCGTGTCAGACTGTGTACTTCAAACATCATAATCACAAAGATACCTCTATTCAGGCCATAATATTGTTTTGTGAATATTGCTTTCCAATAAGAAACTCCACTTCAGTGGTCTTATTAGTACTGCTTTGCCTCCACTTGAATAAATCCTGTTGATTCTCTTGTGAACAggcctttttcctttttccaaggatgtgatgtttttttatcttgtgtgtgtttgtgtgtgtgcaggaaacACTGGTTCCTCAGTGTGACCCTGGGGACACTGAGATGGTTTGTACATGGCAAGGTAAGAACTAATGTTGTCTATAAACTAATACTTGCCCATAGCTCCTGCTGGTATTCATGTGTTTGGCAGTCCTGTGATGTAGTTCTCGTCTGTGTCCAGCAGGAGGTGATGACAGGCTTTTCAACTCTCCTGCTCAGTCCACTGAGCGGAGCACcactgaagaagaggagggtcCTTCCAAACTGCCTCCGTACAGCAGACTGACCTGACACACATTAGAGAGACTGGTCCTAAACAGAGATATGGATGATATTTCGTTGAAGTTGTGCCAatacatttcttattttttgtggatggatggagggacgAGACTCAACTGAAGACATCAGATTGGAATGTTGTAAAGAGATATTTTGGGGAGAGATGAGTCGTCTGTGCTCTTGATTAGACCATGAACTTTAGACTGTCTTTATTTCCTCTTTGACCAAAGATTTCTGTAGCCAAAGAAGTTGAATATCTGTATATGTAACATGTCAGAAATGAAATGCATTATTACCTGTATGCTGTGTAAAAGTGAGCTATGTTCCCAGTAAGACGTTATATGtgtatttaataaataaaacctgACTGTGCTGTTTTGagcattgtgtttttaaagagacaTGACTCCATGTTGAAATGTTCAGGGTCATTTATTGCAAGGTTACACATGACAAAACCATTGCAACTACTTGTCCCCAGTAGTTTCATTCATTAGTCACTTTGTGATTTGATACCATTCTGCAATTTAGATTTTTCTTTCTGAGCATTTGCAATGAGAGATACAGTAGCATTATCTGTTGTTCATGGCTGTAGTGAAGAAAAGGCAGAGGACGTTATATTAGGGCCTGATGtgaaggtggggggggggggggttatcaAAAACAAAGGACACTTGAAGAACAGAAGAAAGCAGCAACCGAAtctgaaacaataaaacaccCACATGATGTCTTCCACTGTTGTCACATCAGTGATGAGCCACAAAGATGCAGCTAGCACAGCCTGTGTCTGTTTTCCTTCCCATCTGCGTGCATAGCCTCTGAACAGTGAGTCCTGAGAAAAGGCCGTTTGGTTTGACAGATAAACATCAATGTACAGCGTGATCAGCAGAGGAGCCACAGGACCAGCTGGGGCCGCAACAAACATCCAAAACCACTAAGACACAAAGCTTCAAACTATCATGGTATCATGGCTTATCAAACAGTGTGTTCTTTTATCATACAGTGGTGTTTGCAACATGCTGACTATTGTATCACAAGCTTACATACAGGATAAGTAGTGGGTATAGGCGTCCATGTACATGTAGAGGTGCACACTACAAAGTCTTACACACTGAGAGGtatgtgttttcactgtttgaTTCACTGGCTAGCCTACACAGTACTAGTGCTCAACAATCTGGCTATTTTGGAGTCTTTCATATGCAGAAGAGGGAACAGGCAAACACAACTAACAAAGGCAATTCTTGCTAAATTTCTAACATCTTCCCTTTCCATCCTGTATCATTAAACTCCCGGTGACATCGTCCCATCACTGAGTTCAAGAACAGGTTCATAATGTGTAGCAGACCTGTTTAACAGATGGGATTCAAAGGATTCGCCTTAAAGGTTCATTTATACTCCCATTACGTATGAAAATAGACATTCATGCATCCTTTATGTTGACATGGATACATCCACTAGAGGACAGAACAAATCtatttagctaatgttagccagcttgctaataaatactatgacatttgttTATTGGTACAGTTTCttcttttcctgtttcctgACTCACTGCCAGCCAGGTGCCATCTCTCATGTGGGGCAGCTTGTATATTTTTTGACCAGTATCATACTACTGATTAAATACGATAACAATCAGTATCTCCTCCACACGTATCCCTTTGCTAATGGTTGAGGCTTCAACTTCACCAAAGTTCGCCAAAGTTGAACTCCATGTGATGCTAGGACGCAAATTTGCTTTGCCATCGGAAGCGAATGTTTTACCCATCCCTTCACCTGTATTAATTGGAAGGGAACGATAGCCAAGTATTTGCCAGTGTTAAGACTACGGACAAAAGGCTCTGTCCGTGTCTGTATACCGTATAACATGAAGCATAAATTAACCTTTTCCATTAAATGACAACATCACATGCTGCCAGTCTGCAGAGTGTTAGCTTAGGTGCTGCATGCTAACAAACTGAGTTTGACAAAAGGTGCTATCCCTCAAAAACAGGTGCCTCTACCTGTGGTAACTTTTTTTGGCTACTTGCGGGCAGTagaaacaagctgtgaacaAAACCTTATGGAGCTGGAGAGCTTACTGTTAATATGCCTGCCAAGCAGGGCTAGCACTACAGACACACAGCTCTCAGAGTAATCACATGGACCTGACCTGACTGGACCAACCACATTGAATAGTTTAGTAAACATTGATTCGCTTGAATCCTAACTTCAAATAAATATCAAAAAGACAGTGACTGAGTATTCCCTTTTGATTCCAAGTACGCAAGTGTGAAAATCTAGATGTGATTACTTAATGTTTTTCCCCAATGTTGTTCTTCAGCAGTATGAAAGATTAATATTTCTTACACCTAATACTTTTCCTTAATCGACTCTGAAATTAAGTGACCTTGCCAAGCATATGATACAAACAGAACATTATTACAAAATGAATTCCACATTTCTTTTAAAGGTTTTCGGTCTTTGGATTTAAAGAAACAGACttaaaggtaccctgtggagtttGTTAACAATAGTAGCagccaatatgtttttatgagcACTTTGCTAGCATGTGCACGCTGCTGATGCAAAACACACCTTTGCAAGATTAATGatttaaataaatgattgaaaGTTGTTGGTGATATTGCGATTAATTTAGCAGTTTATTTGCTAGATAGATAGTTTCAAAGTTTTTAAAACAGTGATACTCAACATACTGCCTGCGAGTTATAGGCGGCAGGTGGCCAGCCGACCATTTTCTAttttacaatgaaaataaactggTTCACAGTGGGAATTTGTTTGTACGttgaatttaaataaagtgtcagagtgcataaaaaagcaCCGCAATAGAGCTTGCTTATTAAAATGGAATGCCAAGAGAGGATCCCCTGGACCCCGACATAGGCGCGGGCCAAGCCCTGAATGCCCTCAAATCTTAGAAACGCCCCTGCATACACCTGCACAGGGCTGCTGTGGCTTTATTTGCCTCTTGGCAAAGATCATTGAGGACAGCAAATGTCGAATATAGTTGTCGAAAGACTTTATATACTGATGAATATgattaatatttgtttattgactggcccctggcctcctgtcatttcgCAAAAGTATCCTCCAgacaaagcaagttgagtatccccgATTTAAAACATTGACTGTGAAAGTATTTTTTGAACACGGAAATGCATTCAACAAGTTTGTTAGGCttcaaaaatacacataatGTGTTTTGatgagaaacactgaatgtaaacatgaAAACTCAGCAGGGCACCTTTAATGACACAGCTGAATTAAAACAGAATATACTGTTTTATATTATAAAGTCTGTTATTATGTCCACCATCAGTCTGCATGAAGAAATGAGTCTGCTTTCCAATAACACCATACTAAAGCTGTAAAGAACGACATTTCTATGGCATTTCCCTCCTCAGAATCCCTTATTTATTAATgccactgtgtctctgtgttttctgtggACACAGAGCACATGAAGAGAAGTGAACTGAAACTTCAGAAGTGTAGAATCAGGACTTAAATTATTATCGAACAGGAAGAAGTGATTTAGAATCTGGAATTTGGCCCCTTGTTCAGGATCATTTCTGTGAACCAATGCCAGATATTGGCATTCAAAAACAACAGTCATACTGCAAATACTACCCCAAAACCATTGAAAGTCATATATAAAGTTAAGCACAGGcattggaaaaaaatgtttcctcTTCTAATGGAGaatttgttaatgtgtttgtgcTGATTGTGAAGCCATTTTGCTGGATCCACTCTCCCTTTCCAGACCTTCACTCCTTTCTCGGCTCCTCCCGTCTTTAATCTCTTGGATCTTGTGCAGCCACGAGCTGaagtcttcttcctcttcactgctgtttttctccctcagcagctgctgcagccccAGCTCCTGGTCCGATCTCCCCCATCATCCCTCCTCCCGCTCAGGTTGATGGTACCCCCTGATCCCCCAGGTGGCTGGCTCAGTACCAGAGGCTTCTGAGACTTCAGCTTGTGGGCAACCGTCATAAAAATAGCCTCAACGTGGTCACTGTTTCCTCCACCAGAGTTTCCCTCTCCCTGGCTGCTTGGGTTCTTTGCAGACGTCTCAAACAGAGGCATAGAGTGGGCATCCGCAAACTGTTGAGCCACATCTGTGCTCACTTGCACAGAGTCTTGAAGGTCACACTTGTTTCCAACCAGGATTCTGGGTACCTCTGTGCCCAGTGCGTGCTGCTTGCACTCCTCAATCCAGGCTGGGAGGCTGCGGAAGCTGGCAGCATTGGTGACATCATAGACGAAGACAACAGCGTGAACGTTGCGGTAGTAGTGCTGCACCATGGACTTCCTGAAGCGCTCCTGACCTGCAGTGTCCCACAGCTGGATCTGCAGAGGGACAGTGTGGAAATGGATCAGCagaaatggatcaaatcctatTAGAAGACCCAACCAgcaattaaagggacagtccaccccaaaatcaaaaatacacattttccttcttacctgtagtactatttatcagtcttggttgttttggtgtgagttgctgagtgttggagagatcagctgtagagatgtccactttctctctaatataatggaactagatggcactcagcgtGTGATagtcaaagtgccaaaaaacacatgtaaaaaactcaacagcaatgtctcttttcaaaaatcatgacccggttactgaagataatccacagaccttgttgtgagcagtttcatgtaggaactattttctttctgctgaactacgcccaccaactgtatcactgcacacaaggaagcgtgcatctgctGCTAACTAACCtagcaccactaagctagctaatgttacagctcggCCCAGGAGAACACCATTAGTATGGCTGGCAGGTGTAATTTGGtgcaagaaaatagttcctgcatgaaactgctcacaacaaggtctgtggattatctctaataactgggtcatgatttctggaaagagacgtaGCTATtgagagtttttcaaatgtatttttgtttatttagtgatttggtgctttgagcaccacaagccgagtgccatctaattccattatattggaaaggaggcagacatctcagacagcactacaagtaagaggaaaaatgtgcatttttgactttgggggtgaactgtctctttaattaATTCTAATAGCAAGTATTGTGTGTGTCCAAACTTGATTTATCTTTTTGCTTTGTGCCATGACACACACTGTTGCATTGAGTGacaacacattgttggttttgatcTTTTTCATGACATAACTAAGCAAACTTCAAaccaaactccattcaaaaGTGTGGAAATTTAAAGGTACACTGTGAAGGGTTTTTCTAGAAAGACCATGTATCAACTGacacaaaagtaatccctctcaatcaccACTTACAGCCTATTAGAGATGTGTAGGGGTATATTTATCTACAGAGACCCTGCCTTCTGCCTGTATTATCTACTTATTTATCTGTGTTCGGGATGTTCCTGGGCACAGCCTggaaaggtagtgaccaggcaGAAGCAGTTTGCCCTAAAGCCAGTGATCAGTGAACCAGAAGGAGAAATGTAGGTAGGAAAGTGAATGAGTAGCACTTGTCCATCCTTGATATATTACCATTGAcatgcccttgagcaaggcacttaaCCCTCTACTGCCGCAATGGAACCAGTCAGTGGCCCACAAGTGTGACTGTTGATAGACAGATCCTTGTACTGACTGTGAGGCAACATCTAACATTGCATGTAAgtgttttgctttattgtttcATTATGTTTCTATGACGTTACCTGCCTTTGCTCTCCGCCCCTACAGTGTTTGCATGACTGTGTTCTCTCTATCAGAACAGGCAAGACATCCTCAGGCACAAGATCTGCATTATCATTACAGAGATTTTCTGATAGTAACCTCAGTGCCCACCTTGATTTTCTCGCCGTCAATCTCGACCAGCCTCTCCCTGAAGTCCACCCCGATCGTGGCCTCAGTCTTCTCGGGGAACTTCCCGGCACAGAAGCGGTAGGTGAGGCAGGTCTTCCCGACACCAGAGTCCCCGATCACGATGATCTTAAAGATGCGGGTCCTCGGCGGCGGAAGAGTCGAGCTCGTCAGAGAGCCGGAAAATTCAACCGAAGACCCGCTCTCCGCCATATCTGACCGACAGACAGGCTGATGATCAGCAGAGAAAGCCTTCAACAGCAGCCGCTCCTGCACGAGCTGTCCGTCaacccactgctgctgctctcacgAGAACAGCTACCGCTCTTTGTCAAAATTCAAAGGCGTGCGTGAAGACATTTATTCAACGTTCAGATATTGTCACTATACAAACAGTACATTTATCTAAGTCTTAATTTATCCCAGTAAACACACCCGGTCCTCAGCTGTGAGGGAGCCACGTACATGTTGTTCGAGGAAGTCTTTTCTCGCGAGATTCAGTTGTGCTGTGTTCAATGTCCCGTGGGAAAGAATGTAAAGTCGAAATTCATACAAGAAACCGtttcttttaacatttaatcgctagactggatattcattgctgatatctgcaacataattttgcctagtcaaaactcttattcaagatatctgtaattagattttgactagtcaaaactctaattacagatatctgtaattcagttttgactagtaagattcaaactatttttgccattcatgtgtatggggtttgtcattatagatatctccaatgtagttgcggatatctacaatTGTTATTtcggatatctgcaactgaattgtagatatctgtaattccactttgagatatctacaatttaattttgactagtcataattcaagttcaagatatctttatcatcaattgaagatatctacatggtcctttctagatatcttgaattgagtttcagatagtcagaatgacgttgtagatatcttgaattcgaattatgactagtcaaaatgacattgtagatatctgtaactgaattatgactagtcaaaatgacgttgtagatatccgcaactgaattatgactagtcaaaatgacgttgtagatatctacaactgaattatgactagtcaaaatgacgttatagatatccgcaactgaattatgac encodes the following:
- the LOC117261131 gene encoding uncharacterized protein LOC117261131 isoform X2, translating into MDRYRYFVFNQRSVLVLGVLQVACAALCVVCGFMDAVFRKDTPLSTTRTPVWGGLVMASPGVLALFASQRKNSRLVSVMVVAAGLSCVAAVFISGYSCLTLTYGEEDEDVFHHHDSPQVTFVLHRMVKGANATILLTCTIGLVLSSLIAYVGCRSLPSCGCYDARTGLETLVPQCDPGDTEMVCTWQGGDDRLFNSPAQSTERSTTEEEEGPSKLPPYSRLT
- the rab33ba gene encoding RAB33B, member RAS oncogene family a; protein product: MAESGSSVEFSGSLTSSTLPPPRTRIFKIIVIGDSGVGKTCLTYRFCAGKFPEKTEATIGVDFRERLVEIDGEKIKIQLWDTAGQERFRKSMVQHYYRNVHAVVFVYDVTNAASFRSLPAWIEECKQHALGTEVPRILVGNKCDLQDSVQVSTDVAQQFADAHSMPLFETSAKNPSSQGEGNSGGGNSDHVEAIFMTVAHKLKSQKPLVLSQPPGGSGGTINLSGRRDDGGDRTRSWGCSSC
- the LOC117261131 gene encoding uncharacterized protein LOC117261131 isoform X1; the protein is MDRYRYFVFNQRSVLVLGVLQVACAALCVVCGFMDAVFRKDTPLSTTRTPVWGGLVMASPGVLALFASQRKNSRLVSVMVVAAGLSCVAAVFISGYSCLTLTYGEEDEDVFHHHDSPQVTFVLHRMVKGANATILLTCTIGLVLSSLIAYVGCRSLPSCGCYDARTGLETLVPQCDPGDTEMVCTWQAGGDDRLFNSPAQSTERSTTEEEEGPSKLPPYSRLT